A genomic region of Gossypium hirsutum isolate 1008001.06 chromosome D01, Gossypium_hirsutum_v2.1, whole genome shotgun sequence contains the following coding sequences:
- the LOC107928815 gene encoding EKC/KEOPS complex subunit TPRKB: MKVFEINGNTLSLALFADVTNSKELLDSMQAGTLDPEVAFLNASLIADVFPVLAAVHKTLISKSRESLTTRTLHSELVYNYSGSKHITESLKRCGISESSRYVLAARFNASPDEMKAVEKLINGKEIDLDEFEGRADQAQIQKHYKISGPELGISTLADAITCRIAARDAL, translated from the exons ATGAAGGTCTTTGAAATCAATGGCAACACTCTCTCGCTTGCCCTCTTCGCTGATGTCACCAACTCCAA GGAACTCCTAGACTCTATGCAAGCCGGAACGCTTGATCCTGAAGTTGCGTTTCTTAATGCATCACTT ATTGCGGATGTTTTTCCAGTTCTAGCAGCAGTGCATAAGACACTTATTTCCAAGTCACGTGAGTCGTTGACTACACGAACACTCCATTCCGAACTTGTTTACAATTACTCTGGGTCTAAGCAT ATCACCGAATCCCTGAAACGATGTGGTATTTCTGAAAGTTCAAGGTATGTCCTTGCCGCTCGATTTAACGCTTCTCCCGATGAG ATGAAAGCTGTGGAGAAGCTTATCAATGGAAAAGAGATCGATTTAGATGAGTTTGAAGGAAGAGCAGACCAAGCTCAGATACAAAAG CACTACAAAATATCCGGCCCCGAGCTAGGCATATCCACTCTCGCAGATGCCATAACATGTCGAATTGCTGCTCGAGATGCTTTATGA
- the LOC107928893 gene encoding protein CYPRO4, translated as MGTAQSREDRITDSESDEGYEEEEEEEEEQYDDALSDHQNTQSSSSTSTSSGTQKSLDDIDAKLKSLKLKYNSQQSSHNLKNPVKLYLHIGGNTPKAKWVISEKLTSYSFTKENGDNDENCWFLEVGAKVRVRVSTEMQLKMFGDQKRVDFVDKAVWALKFLSDEEYRNFVTQFQNCLFENVYGMEASEENKVKVCGKEFIGWMKPEVADDSMWEDADDLSSGSIPVKGNRELMEEFEEAANGGVQSLALGALDNSFLVNDLGVQVYRNFNRGIHGKGICVKFDAGGSRIGGSPSSSTPKKALLMRAERNMMLMSPENEGKPNATGLKQVDIETGKIVTEWKFEKDGADVTMRDITNDTKGSQLDPSESTFLGLDDNRLCQWDMRDRKGVVQNIATSDSPVLHWSQGHQFSRGTNFQCFASTGDGSIVVGSLDGKIRLYSKTSMRQAKTAFPGLGSPITHVDVTYDGKWVLGTTDTYLVLICTLFTDKDGKTKTGFSGRMGNKIPAPRLLKLTPLDSHLAGNNNKFHGGHFSWVTENGKQERHLVATVGKFSVIWDFQQVKNSAHECYRNQQGLKSCYCYKIVLKDESIVESRFMHDNFAVSNSPEAPLVVATPMKVSSISLSGRG; from the exons ATGGGCACTGCTCAAAGCAGGGAAGATCGGATCACCGATTCAGAATCCGATGAAGgctatgaagaagaagaagaagaggaggaggagcAATACGACGACGCTTTAAGCGATCATCAAAACACTCAATCTTCATCTTCAACTTCAACTTCTTCAGGTACTCAGAAAAGCCTCGACGATATCGATGCTAAGCTCAAATCCTTGAAATTGAAATACAATTCTCAGCAATCAAGCCATAATCTCAAAAACCCAGTGAAGCTTTACCTTCATATAGGCGGGAACACACCCAAAGCGAAATGGGTAATCTCTGAAAAGCTCACTTCTTATAGTTTCACTAAGGAAAATGGTGATAATGATGAGAATTGTTGGTTTTTGGAAGTAGGAGCGaaagttagggttagggtttcgaCTGAAATGCAATTGAAAATGTTTGGGGATCAGAAGAGAGTCGATTTTGTGGATAAAGCTGTTTGGGCTTTGAagtttttaagtgatgaagagtATAGGAATTTCGTTACTCAATTTCAGAATTGTTTGTTTGAGAATGTTTATGGTATGGAAGCTAGTGAAGAGAACAAAGTTAAGGTTTGTGGAAAGGAATTTATTGGGTGGATGAAACCCGAGGTGGCCGATGATTCCATGTGGGAAGACGCGGATGATCTGAGCTCGGGTTCAATTCCGGTTAAAGGGAATCGAGAGTTGATGGAAGAGTTTGAAGAAGCTGCTAATGGAGGTGTTCAAAGTTTGGCTTTAGGTGCATTGGATAATAGTTTCTTGGTTAATGATTTGGGTGTTCAAGTTTATAGGAACTTTAACCGTGGGATTCATGGGAAAGGAATTTGTGTTAAGTTCGATGCTGGTGGTTCGAGAATCGGAGGAAGTCCGTCGAGTTCGACTCCCAAAAAGGCTTTGTTAATGAGGGCCGAAAGGAATATGATGCTTATGAGTCCAGAGAATGAAGGGAAACCAAATGCAACAGGGCTCAAGCAGGTTGATATCGAGACTGGGAAGATTGTCACGGAGTGGAAGTTCGAGAAAGACGGTGCCGATGTCACAATGAGAGATATCACTAACGATACCAAAGGGTCGCAATTGGATCCCTCGGAATCGACATTTTTGGGTTTAGATGATAATAGGTTGTGTCAATGGGATATGAGAGATAGAAAAGGGGTGGTTCAAAACATTGCCACAAGTGATTCACCTGTTTTGCATTGGTCTCAAGGGCATCAATTCTCGAGAGGGACAAATTTTCAGTGCTTTGCGAGCACTGGAGATGGGTCAATTGTGGTCGGATCACTTGACGGGAAGATTCGGTTGTATTCGAAGACATCAATGAGGCAGGCCAAGACTGCATTTCCCGGTCTCGGTTCACCGATCACTCATGTGGATGTTACCTATGATGGGAAGTGGGTTTTGGGCACAACTGATACGTATCTTGTCCTCATTTGCACTCTGTTTACAGATAAAGACGGGAAGACAAAAACCGGGTTTAGTGGTAGAATGGGGAATAAAATTCCAGCACCCAGATTGTTGAAGTTGACTCCTCTGGATTCACATCTAGCTGGGAACAATAATAAGTTCCATGGTGGCCATTTCTCATGG GTCACCGAGAATGGTAAACAAGAGCGACACCTAGTTGCAACCGTGGGGAAATTCAGCGTGATATGGGATTTCCAGCAAGTGAAGAACAGCGCTCACGAATGCTATCGGAATCAACAGGGTCTCAAGAGCTGTTATTGCTACAAAATCGTATTGAAGGATGAATCTATCGTAGAGAGTCGATTCATGCACGACAACTTTGCCGTTAGTAACTCACCCGAAGCTCCGCTGGTTGTGGCAACTCCGATGAAAGTCAGCTCTATCAGCCTCTCTGGCAGAGGATGA
- the LOC107928817 gene encoding glycoprotein 3-alpha-L-fucosyltransferase A, which yields MPNLRGSRAHEGLPISDASPISVSNKKRWSTLMPWLIALAVIAQLAFLGRLGNAKNATFFHSWPELFRTQHSSSGVKVAGVRNSGIRGLGGHRNSGVETCEEWLEREDTLVYSRDFNKDPIWILISGDKEDFKSCAVNCSFRSNWSRKADATFKLPKKSKAPRVHRSMESASYYEENNITQARRDGFEIVMTTSLSSDVPVGYFSWAEYDIMAPVIPKSEKALAAAFISNCMASNFRLEALMELEKENIKIDSYGRCHKNRDERVDKVEILKRYKFSLAFENSNEEDYVTEKFFQSLVAGSVPVVIGAPNIEDFAPSSDSYLHIKDLKDVRSIAEQMKYLAGNPDAYNRLLRWKQEGPTDTFKALVDMAAVHSSCRLCIHIATTIWEKEEKDSDAKKRPCKCNKGSETVYHLYVRERGRFEMDSIFLRSGNMTLKALEVAVLTHFKFRKHVPIWKPERPESLRGGDELKVHRIYPLGLTQRQALYTFKFKGDADLKNHIENNPCAKFEVIFV from the exons ATGCCAAATCTAAGAGGATCAAGAGCCCATGAAGGGTTGCCCATTTCCGATGCATCTCCCATATCCGTTTCCAACAAGAAAAGATGGTCCACTTTGATGCCATGGCTCATCGCCCTCGCCGTCATTGCTCAACTCGCGTTTCTGGGTCGTCTCGGGAACGCCAAAAACGCCACGTTTTTCCATTCGTGGCCGGAATTGTTCCGTACACAGCACTCTTCTAGTGGTGTGAAAGTCGCCGGCGTTCGAAATTCCGGGATTCGAGGTTTGGGTGGTCATCGTAACTCAGGTGTGGAAACCTGTGAGGAGTGGCTTGAGAGAGAAGATACACTGGTTTATTCAAGGGATTTTAACAAGGATCCAATCTGGATTTTGATTTCTGGTGATAAGGAG GACTTTAAAAGTTGTGCCGTGAATTGTAGCTTCAGATCCAACTGGAGTAGGAAAGCTGATGCTACTTTTAAATTGCCTAAAAAATCTAAAGCACCTAGGGTGCATCGTTCTATGGAATCGGCTTCCTACTATGAGGAGAATAATATTACTCAGGCACGACG GGATGGTTTTGAGATTGTAATGACAACTAGCCTCTCGTCCGATGTACCTGTCGGATATTTTTCTTGGGCTGAGTATGATATCATGGCACCGGTGATCCCGAAGTCTGAGAAGGCTCTTGCAGCTGCTTTCATTTCTAACTGTATGGCTAGCAACTTTCGTTTGGAAGCTCTTATGGAGCTCGAAAAGGAGAATATCAAGATAGATTCTTATGGTCGTTGCCATAAAAATCGTGACGAGAGAG TGGACAAAGTCGAAATTCTGAAACGATATAAGTTTAGCTTGGCTTTCGAGAACTCGAACGAGGAAGATTATGTCACGGAGAAGTTTTTCCAATCTCTTGTTGCAG GAAGCGTACCCGTGGTGATTGGTGCACCAAATATTGAAGATTTTGCTCCTTCTTCCGATTCATATTTACATATTAAGGACTTGAAGGATGTTCGATCCATTGCAGAACAAATGAAGTACCTTGCAGGAAACCCGGACGCTTATAATCGATTATTAAG GTGGAAGCAAGAAGGCCCGACCGATACTTTCAAGGCCCTTGTCGATATGGCTGCGGTTCATTCGTCGTGCCGTTTGTGCATTCACATAGCAACCACCATttgggaaaaagaagaaaaggattCCGATGCCAAGAAACGTCCCTGCAAGTGTAACAAAGGATCAGAAACCGTATATCATTTATACGTACGGGAACGAGGGAGGTTCGAGATGGATTCAATTTTCTTAAG GTCCGGCAATATGACCTTAAAGGCCTTGGAGGTTGCGGTTCTTACGCATTTCAAGTTTCGGAAACACGTTCCTATTTGGAAACCGGAAAGGCCAGAAAGCCTTCGAGGTGGAGATGAACTAAAAGTACACAGAATATATCCTCTTGGGTTGACACAAAGACAGGCTTTATATACATTCAAGTTCAAAGGGGATGCTGATCTTAAGAACCATATCGAAAACAACCCTTGCGCGAAGTTCGAAGTTATATTCGTGTAA
- the LOC107928826 gene encoding cold-regulated protein 28 isoform X1, giving the protein MGHNLRRNFPVPVPSSDPLLDRLNEFTQLNSDSSSSGVTIESFRDPTANATPQGQTMVWTNEKHNSYLEFLETSFAEQLHYSMRSRGCYPREEMWEPCPAPQLPAKFSVLQDGCYLKSNDPLLNSTADSSDILANPLHYSTSAAKSSSATFPFSRKTAVPNVRICSRSNTNLGACTTEVSDQNFVDEKLREKTSCFSGAKRLKMMPMLDASSNGQVSPLGKLNSADDSIISHTSAKRGTKKK; this is encoded by the exons ATGGGACATAATCTCCGGCGGAATTTTCCGGTACCGGTTCCGTCTTCGGATCCGTTATTGGATCGTCTAAATGAGTTCACTCAGTTGAACTCGGACTCTTCTTCCTCTGGTGTAACCATTGAGAGCTTCCGAGATCCTACTGCAAATGCCACACCG CAGGGTCAAACTATGGTTTGGACCAACGAGAAGCACAACTCGTATCTTGAGTTCTTAGAAACATCATTTGCCGAGCAGTTGCATTATTCTATGAGATCGCGAGGCTGTTATCCACGGGAGGAAATGTGGGAGCCATGTCCAGCCCCACAACTGCCTGCCAAA TTTTCGGTTCTCCAAGATGGCTGCTACCTGAAGAGCAATGACCCGTTGTTGAATAGCACTGCTGATTCTAGTGATATCCTGGCGAATCCATTACATTATTCTACATCTGCAGCCAAAAGCAGCTCAGCAACATTTCCTTTTTCGAGAAAAACTGCGGTTCCCAATGTCAGAATCTGCTCTAGAAGTAATACGAATTTGGGTGCCTGCACTACTG AGGTCTCAGATCAGaattttgtggatgaaaagctaaGAGAAAAAACCAGCTGTTTTTCCGGGGCAAAACGCTTGAAGATGATGCCGATGCTTGATGCTTCAAGTAACGGTCAA GTTTCGCCGCTAGGAAAATTAAACTCGGCAGATGACTCAATCATAAGCCATACATCTGCAAAAAGAGGAACAAAAAAGAAATAG
- the LOC107928826 gene encoding cold-regulated protein 28 isoform X2, which translates to MGHNLRRNFPVPVPSSDPLLDRLNEFTQLNSDSSSSGVTIESFRDPTANATPGQTMVWTNEKHNSYLEFLETSFAEQLHYSMRSRGCYPREEMWEPCPAPQLPAKFSVLQDGCYLKSNDPLLNSTADSSDILANPLHYSTSAAKSSSATFPFSRKTAVPNVRICSRSNTNLGACTTEVSDQNFVDEKLREKTSCFSGAKRLKMMPMLDASSNGQVSPLGKLNSADDSIISHTSAKRGTKKK; encoded by the exons ATGGGACATAATCTCCGGCGGAATTTTCCGGTACCGGTTCCGTCTTCGGATCCGTTATTGGATCGTCTAAATGAGTTCACTCAGTTGAACTCGGACTCTTCTTCCTCTGGTGTAACCATTGAGAGCTTCCGAGATCCTACTGCAAATGCCACACCG GGTCAAACTATGGTTTGGACCAACGAGAAGCACAACTCGTATCTTGAGTTCTTAGAAACATCATTTGCCGAGCAGTTGCATTATTCTATGAGATCGCGAGGCTGTTATCCACGGGAGGAAATGTGGGAGCCATGTCCAGCCCCACAACTGCCTGCCAAA TTTTCGGTTCTCCAAGATGGCTGCTACCTGAAGAGCAATGACCCGTTGTTGAATAGCACTGCTGATTCTAGTGATATCCTGGCGAATCCATTACATTATTCTACATCTGCAGCCAAAAGCAGCTCAGCAACATTTCCTTTTTCGAGAAAAACTGCGGTTCCCAATGTCAGAATCTGCTCTAGAAGTAATACGAATTTGGGTGCCTGCACTACTG AGGTCTCAGATCAGaattttgtggatgaaaagctaaGAGAAAAAACCAGCTGTTTTTCCGGGGCAAAACGCTTGAAGATGATGCCGATGCTTGATGCTTCAAGTAACGGTCAA GTTTCGCCGCTAGGAAAATTAAACTCGGCAGATGACTCAATCATAAGCCATACATCTGCAAAAAGAGGAACAAAAAAGAAATAG
- the LOC107928826 gene encoding cold-regulated protein 28 isoform X3, with protein sequence MGHNLRRNFPVPVPSSDPLLDRLNEFTQLNSDSSSSGVTIESFRDPTANATPQGQTMVWTNEKHNSYLEFLETSFAEQLHYSMRSRGCYPREEMWEPCPAPQLPAKFSVLQDGCYLKSNDPLLNSTADSSDILANPLHYSTSAAKSSSATFPFSRKTAVPNVRICSRSNTNLGACTTEVSDQNFVDEKLREKTSCFSGAKRLKMMPMLDASSNGQVRFRR encoded by the exons ATGGGACATAATCTCCGGCGGAATTTTCCGGTACCGGTTCCGTCTTCGGATCCGTTATTGGATCGTCTAAATGAGTTCACTCAGTTGAACTCGGACTCTTCTTCCTCTGGTGTAACCATTGAGAGCTTCCGAGATCCTACTGCAAATGCCACACCG CAGGGTCAAACTATGGTTTGGACCAACGAGAAGCACAACTCGTATCTTGAGTTCTTAGAAACATCATTTGCCGAGCAGTTGCATTATTCTATGAGATCGCGAGGCTGTTATCCACGGGAGGAAATGTGGGAGCCATGTCCAGCCCCACAACTGCCTGCCAAA TTTTCGGTTCTCCAAGATGGCTGCTACCTGAAGAGCAATGACCCGTTGTTGAATAGCACTGCTGATTCTAGTGATATCCTGGCGAATCCATTACATTATTCTACATCTGCAGCCAAAAGCAGCTCAGCAACATTTCCTTTTTCGAGAAAAACTGCGGTTCCCAATGTCAGAATCTGCTCTAGAAGTAATACGAATTTGGGTGCCTGCACTACTG AGGTCTCAGATCAGaattttgtggatgaaaagctaaGAGAAAAAACCAGCTGTTTTTCCGGGGCAAAACGCTTGAAGATGATGCCGATGCTTGATGCTTCAAGTAACGGTCAAGTAAG GTTTCGCCGCTAG